The Setaria italica strain Yugu1 chromosome VIII, Setaria_italica_v2.0, whole genome shotgun sequence genome includes the window taatttctaaatggTTGGAAGCCGGCAATCCGATCCATGTTCGCCTAGAGAAAGGAGCTTCACCCCCACCGCCACAGCCACAGGAAGGAATTTTCTGGACGAAAtttggagaaaagaaaaacaaacagGAAAAATCAAAAGTTGGATTCGCAGCTGGCGTCGGCAAAAGTCGGATTCCCGCCACGCGCCTCTGGCCTATAAATCCATCCTTCTCTTCTGCcgctccatccatccatccttcTCTTCCGCCGCTCCCCTTCCGATCCGCGTcgtggagatggcggcgccggGCCCGGTGATCTTCTCCCGCGGCTTCCGCTTCAACCCGACACCCCTCGAGGCCGCCACCTACTACCTCcctcgcctcgtcgccggcgcgccgctgcACGAGGTCGTGCGCCCCGTCGTCAACCACGCCGACGTCTACGGCTGCGAGCCCGCCGACCTCGCCCGCCAGTTCTGCCCGCTGCCCAGGACCGGGCACCGATTCTTGTTCACCCACTGCAAGCTGCAGCAGCCGCAGAGGGCGGGGAAGGTCAGCAGGgccacgcgcgccgccggctccggaTCGTGGCACTCGCAGAGCGTCAAGGACGTCGTGGACCACGCCGGTGTCAAGGTCGGCGAGATCAGGAAGCTCCGGTACAAGAAGGGCGGCGCGTACACGGACTGGCTCATGGACGAGTACTCGTGCTGCTTGGaggacgccgtcgccggcgacagGCAGTGCGTGCTCTGCAACATCTACGTGTCCCCCAGGGCCGATCAAGGCTCCGCAGCGCGCCAAGAATCCGCCGCCTTCTTCGCTCCACCTGCGCCTGCGCCCATCGTGatcgcgcaggcggcggcgcccaagaggccggcggcgcagaGTGCCGAGCCGCCGTGCCCCAAGCGGATGCGGGGTGCCGTCGCCCCGACGCCTCCGGTCGTGCAGCCGGCGGGTTATTGGACGGCGTCCTTCGCGCCACCACTGTCGTACGTGCCTCACATCGCCGCTTCAGctcagcctccgccgccgccagttccgacccgtctcgcagcgccgccg containing:
- the LOC101772797 gene encoding uncharacterized protein LOC101772797 — encoded protein: MAAPGPVIFSRGFRFNPTPLEAATYYLPRLVAGAPLHEVVRPVVNHADVYGCEPADLARQFCPLPRTGHRFLFTHCKLQQPQRAGKVSRATRAAGSGSWHSQSVKDVVDHAGVKVGEIRKLRYKKGGAYTDWLMDEYSCCLEDAVAGDRQCVLCNIYVSPRADQGSAARQESAAFFAPPAPAPIVIAQAAAPKRPAAQSAEPPCPKRMRGAVAPTPPVVQPAGYWTASFAPPLSYVPHIAASAQPPPPPPPQPSVQRKQSTRDPFEAAELGDEAEEERVAAPDPKESPAALVDQDDDWAELEKCMDDAVPTAEGSTVSEDEMDQTRQSTGDPFEAAELRDEAEKESVAAPGPAQDFDMDEFCRSLEGNGDLVRLFENEDNVLTAQAEEEAAANSEGSTMAEDAPDPSSMEESPAAAQDFDIDEFCKSVQDDIRACELDHFACSFENESISWEYGMG